The nucleotide window CTGACTCCTTGCGTGTACGACCGGGGGACGATCTATGCCGCGCCAGCCGACAGTTCGCACGTGATGGCGTTGAACGCGACCACCGGCGAGTTCTTGTGGCAGACGTTCGACATCAACGACGCCCAGGTTCACTTGCTGGGCGTGGCGCAAGGAAACGTGATCGCCACGGGCCGGAACATGCGCTGGATCGAAATCGCCACCAATGGCAAGATCGGTCCCTTCTGGCCCGACATGCCGCGCGTCAACGGGCGCGCCGGCTATGGGCGTGGCTTGCTTTCGGACGGGCGCGTCTATTGGCCAGGCATCGATCCCATTCAAGGGCAAAGGATTTATGTCTTTGACCAGGCCAGCGGTCGACAAGTGGCGCAGCCCATCGAATTGACCATCGTGCGCGAAGCGGCAGCGGGAAATCTGATCGTGGCCAGCGACCATTTGCTGGTGGTTTCGCCCGACTCGATTTATGCTTTCCCGTTGTTGGGCGTCGGCGATGTCGCGGGCGCGGACAAGCCAGCCGACGAGGAATCATCGAACGCCCCCGCCAAGCCCCCCCAGTCCGACGCCCCCCAGCCTGAACCGAAAGGCGCCACGCCCGCCACGCCACGCCCCTAGCCCCTTCGACGTTTCCAAGCACCACCCTGGTGAAAGCTAACTATGTCGTTCGCAGAAGACGATCTCCAAGCGGTTTCCCGGCTCAAGAAAGCTCACGAGCAAATCACCTCGGAATTGGGCAAAGTCATCGTCGGCCAGCAACAGGTGATCGAAGAGTTGCTGATCGCGATCTTTGCTCGGGGACACTGCTTGCTAGTGGGCGTGCCGGGCTTGGCCAAGACGTTGATGATCCGCACATTGGCCGAGACGTTGTCGCTCGATTTCAGCCGCATTCAATTCACGCCCGACCTGATGCCGGCCGACATCACCGGCACGGAAGTCATTCAAGAAGACAAGTCGACAGGCAGCCGATCGTTCAAGTTCCTCAAAGGGCCGATCTTCGCCAACGTGATCCTAGCCGACGAAATCAACCGCACGCCTCCCAAGACCCAGGCCGCGCTCTTGGAAGCGATGCAAGAGCACCAGGTCACGGTCGGTGGCCAGCGGCACCGGCTCACCGAGCCGTTCTTCGTCTTGGCCACGCAGAACCCGATCGAGCAAGAAGGAACCTACCCGCTGCCCGAGGCGCAGCTGGACCGGTTCATGTTCAACACCTTCGTCGACTATCCGAGCGAAGAAGAAGAGCTGCAGATCGTCAAGCGGACGACGGTCGAAGCCACGCAACAACTTTCGCCCACTCTGTCGGCCGACGACATCCTGCACCTGCAACACCTGGTGCGCAAGGTGCCGGTGGCCGATCACGTGGCCCGTTACGCCTTGCGATTCACCCGCGTCACGCGCCGCAACCAGGACGATACGCCCGACTTCATCAACGACTATGTCAGTTGGGGCGCCGGCCCGCGCGCCAGCCAGTACCTGGTGCTGGGGGCCAAGTCGCGCGCCGTGCTGCACGGACGCTACCACGCCACGTGCGAAGACATTCGCGCGGTCGCGGCGCCGGTGCTGCGACACCGGATCATGACGAACTTCAACGCCGAAGCCGAAGGGATCAAGCCCGACTGGATTGTCCAGCGGTTGTGCGAGACGATCCCGTCGCCCGAGGAACAGGTCGCCGAACGTGGAAACTTACCAGAAGTATTTCGATCCGCGGACGTTGGCTAGCCTGGAAGGGCTGGAGCTGCGCGCGAAACGAATTGTCGAAGGCTACGTCTCCGGCGTCCATCGCAGTCCGTATCACGGCTTCTCGATCGAATTTGCCGAACACCGCGAATACGTTCCCGGCGACGACTTGCGCTTCGTCGACTGGAAGGTGTTTGGCAAGACCGACAAGATTTATCTCAAGCAGTTCGAAGAAGAAACCAATCTGATCAGCTACATGCTGCTCGACACCAGCGAGAGCATGCGCTATCAGAGTTCGCAAGCCGCGATGTCGAAGTTGGAGTACGCCCAGTGCATCGTGGCGGCGCTGTCGTACCTGGTCTTGCAACAGCAAGACAGCGTCGGCCTGGTGACCTTTGACCGCGAAGTGCGGAGCTTCGTTCGGGCCAGCGGCAACCCGTCGCACCTGAAACAGTTGCTCCACGTGATGAGCAACGCCGCGGCCGAACGCAAGACGCGACTGGGGCCCGTGCTGCACGATCTGGCCGAGCGGCTCAAGAAGCGCGGCGTGGTGCTGGTGCTCAGCGATTTCTTCGACGACGTGCCGGCCATGCTGACCGGACTGAAGCACTTCCGCCACCGGCGGCACGAAGTGATCGTGTTTCACATCCTGGACCCAGCCGAGCTCGATTTTCCGTTTGACCGGATGACGTTGTTCAAGGGACTGGAAGAGTGGCCCGATCTGTTGACCGACCCGCGGTCGCTGCGCAAGGCGTACCTCGAAGAGTTCGGCGCGTTCCAAAAGCAGCTTCGCGTCGGCTGTCGGAACGCCGGCATCGACTACTTCGAGATGCGCACCGACCAGCCGTTGGACATGGCCCTGACCACGTACCTGACGCGACGGATGATGCAGTACAAGATGTGAGGGAGAAGTTGCTGGTTGCGAGTTCCTAGTTGCTAGTTTTTGTCCGTTGTCAGTAGTCAGTTGCACTCGTTTGCTGGCCTTCCTCACAACTGACAACGGACCACTGACAACTGACACGAGTTTGAAAAACGCTCAGAGTCACTTTTGATTACGCCATTCGTAACCCCTGTACCGGCCCTGTGGCTCCCCCTCGCTTTCGTCGAGAGCATGGGGACGTTGTTGGCTTGGGGCGGGCTGGTGGCGGCGCCGCTGCTGTTGCACCTGCTCAGCCGGCGTAAGTACCGCGAGGTCCAATGGGCCGCCATGCAGTACCTGCTGGCGGCGATCAAAAAGAACTCGCGCCGAGTGCAGATCGAACAGTTGATTCTGTTGCTGCTGCGAACGCTGGCCGTGGCTTGCATCGTGCTGGCCGCCGCCAAACTGTTCTTCGAGAACAGCCCGATCGCCGGCAGTTCGCATCAGCGGACGCACCGCGTGATCGTGCTGGACGCTTCGTATTCGATGGCCTACAAGCCCGCCGATCGCAGCCGCTTTGAGTCGGCCAAGCAGCTCGCCGAGAACATCGTCCAGCAAGGAACGCAAGGTGACGGCTATTCGCTGGTCCTGCTCGGCGCGCCGCCGCGCGTGGTCGTGGGGAATCCAGCCTTTGAACCACGCGACTTCCTGGAAGAACTGAAGAATATCCACCTGGCCCACACCGGCGCCGACTTGTCGGCCACGCTGCAACAGGTCGAGCAAGTCATCACCGCCGCCAAGACCGAGCATCCACGACTGGTGGCTCGCGAGATTTACTTCCTGACCGATCTGGGGCGCAACACGTGGCAGCCCGACCTGAAGGAAACCAGTGCCGACGACTTCCGCGCCCGCAGCCAGCGACTGGCCAAGGAAGCGCGACTGGTCGTGCTCGATCTGGGGCAGCCCACGTGGGAGAACGTGGCGGTTACTGGCATTCAGTTGGCCGATTCCACGCTGGCCACGGCGCGCGACGCCACGATCGAAGCCGAGATCAAGAACTTCGGCAACCAGTCGATTACCCGGCTGCCCGTTGAATGGTACGTCGATGGCCGCCGCGCCGGTCAGGACGCGGTCGATCTCGACGCCGCTGGCCGCGCCACCGTGGCGCTGACCCACCATTTCGACACGCCGGGCGATCACTCGATCGAGGCGCGGCTCGCCAGCGATCTGTTGCCGGTCGACAATCATCGCTGGCTCTCGCTGCGCGTGAAGCCCCAGTTGCGAGTGCTCTGTGTCGGCAGCGGGCAGTCCGACGGTTATCTAGCGCCGGCCGAGTATCTGGCCCTGGCGTTGCGTCCCGACGACGATCGCGCCGACAGCAGCGACATTCAATGCGACGTCCTCGGCGAAAGCTCGCTGGCCGACG belongs to Planctomycetota bacterium and includes:
- a CDS encoding MoxR family ATPase encodes the protein MSFAEDDLQAVSRLKKAHEQITSELGKVIVGQQQVIEELLIAIFARGHCLLVGVPGLAKTLMIRTLAETLSLDFSRIQFTPDLMPADITGTEVIQEDKSTGSRSFKFLKGPIFANVILADEINRTPPKTQAALLEAMQEHQVTVGGQRHRLTEPFFVLATQNPIEQEGTYPLPEAQLDRFMFNTFVDYPSEEEELQIVKRTTVEATQQLSPTLSADDILHLQHLVRKVPVADHVARYALRFTRVTRRNQDDTPDFINDYVSWGAGPRASQYLVLGAKSRAVLHGRYHATCEDIRAVAAPVLRHRIMTNFNAEAEGIKPDWIVQRLCETIPSPEEQVAERGNLPEVFRSADVG
- a CDS encoding DUF58 domain-containing protein, coding for METYQKYFDPRTLASLEGLELRAKRIVEGYVSGVHRSPYHGFSIEFAEHREYVPGDDLRFVDWKVFGKTDKIYLKQFEEETNLISYMLLDTSESMRYQSSQAAMSKLEYAQCIVAALSYLVLQQQDSVGLVTFDREVRSFVRASGNPSHLKQLLHVMSNAAAERKTRLGPVLHDLAERLKKRGVVLVLSDFFDDVPAMLTGLKHFRHRRHEVIVFHILDPAELDFPFDRMTLFKGLEEWPDLLTDPRSLRKAYLEEFGAFQKQLRVGCRNAGIDYFEMRTDQPLDMALTTYLTRRMMQYKM
- a CDS encoding VWA domain-containing protein, producing the protein MGTLLAWGGLVAAPLLLHLLSRRKYREVQWAAMQYLLAAIKKNSRRVQIEQLILLLLRTLAVACIVLAAAKLFFENSPIAGSSHQRTHRVIVLDASYSMAYKPADRSRFESAKQLAENIVQQGTQGDGYSLVLLGAPPRVVVGNPAFEPRDFLEELKNIHLAHTGADLSATLQQVEQVITAAKTEHPRLVAREIYFLTDLGRNTWQPDLKETSADDFRARSQRLAKEARLVVLDLGQPTWENVAVTGIQLADSTLATARDATIEAEIKNFGNQSITRLPVEWYVDGRRAGQDAVDLDAAGRATVALTHHFDTPGDHSIEARLASDLLPVDNHRWLSLRVKPQLRVLCVGSGQSDGYLAPAEYLALALRPDDDRADSSDIQCDVLGESSLADADLASYDCVFLANLGQFTASEGTLLSSYVAHGGNLVWFLGEQVQLDSYNRRLCSLDTGAERALPARLTGFAPAGQYMFDPLDYQHPLLAAYRGRSDHTLQATLVTRYVKAELPPLSKARVALAYENGDPAIIEEAIGRGRSILVTTSADRSWSVMPLIGSLNELVYEMLGWVVHPAAPERNLLVGQPIGDTLHGQAVAANVQLHIPGGEQQQLRLNIDGDYSVWSFADTQLSGLYKAELPSPWGVESLSAVNVDTSESDLTAADPTELSAKLWAGVPFTHLTDWQDIAEAAADAAPRRHVLQVYLLSIAIICLLAETFLAWRFGTRGA